One region of Exiguobacterium acetylicum genomic DNA includes:
- a CDS encoding RecQ family ATP-dependent DNA helicase: protein MEALLHRYFGYEAFRPGQRQIIDSILNRTDTLAILPTGGGKSVCYQFPSYVQNEGLTLILSPLLSLIEDQVMQIKRRGERSVAKLTSVETREEKEQILSVLEHLRYLYLSPEQLALPQIRARLKQVKIALFVVDEAHCISQWGHEFRPEYARLGHIRQELGLPPCLALTATATRAVEQDIRTQLRMHDPQIIRRSVNRPEIQYVVDRVDREEKDTAVNRWMKRIVRPCVIYTTTRKEAERIAEIIDGATYYHAGLTIEDRQLVQQQFLHDEIDCLVCTSAFGMGVDKGNVRTVIHYTMPATIEAYMQEVGRAGRDGKEATAILLYAAQDEQLKTYLIDTQYAPVLWIDQLQQGMNQGESYVKMESRLRLNPEDPAYRLLKSQLENGWSKERIIQWQTERKQLKRQEVNQMMDYVHRNECRRSMLLHHFDEQAIIQPRCCDVCGTIEWESPVQRRTHQPVDWKLRLEQVFFSSPDSV, encoded by the coding sequence ATGGAAGCGTTATTGCATCGTTATTTTGGCTACGAAGCATTTCGACCTGGACAACGCCAAATCATCGATTCCATCCTAAACAGAACAGATACACTAGCAATTTTGCCGACAGGTGGAGGAAAGTCTGTTTGTTATCAATTTCCTTCGTATGTACAAAATGAAGGGCTGACGTTGATTTTGTCTCCGTTACTCTCGTTGATTGAAGACCAGGTCATGCAAATCAAGCGCAGAGGAGAGCGATCTGTCGCTAAATTAACTTCTGTCGAGACACGAGAAGAAAAGGAACAGATTTTATCTGTACTCGAACATCTACGATATCTTTACTTATCACCGGAGCAACTGGCGCTGCCGCAGATTCGGGCTCGGCTAAAACAGGTCAAGATCGCGCTCTTCGTCGTCGATGAAGCGCATTGTATCTCCCAATGGGGACACGAATTTCGACCGGAGTATGCAAGACTTGGTCACATTCGACAAGAACTTGGCCTTCCGCCATGTCTTGCCTTAACGGCGACAGCGACGCGTGCTGTTGAGCAAGATATTCGAACACAATTGCGTATGCACGATCCACAAATCATCCGTCGTTCTGTCAACCGACCAGAAATCCAATATGTTGTCGATCGCGTTGATCGAGAAGAAAAGGATACGGCAGTCAATCGGTGGATGAAACGCATTGTTCGCCCATGCGTCATCTATACGACGACTCGTAAAGAAGCGGAACGAATTGCTGAAATCATTGACGGCGCGACCTATTATCATGCTGGGTTGACGATAGAAGATCGCCAGCTTGTTCAACAGCAGTTTCTTCATGATGAGATTGATTGTCTCGTGTGTACGAGTGCATTCGGAATGGGTGTCGATAAAGGCAACGTTCGGACGGTCATTCACTATACGATGCCTGCGACGATTGAAGCCTATATGCAGGAAGTCGGACGTGCCGGACGTGACGGTAAAGAGGCGACTGCGATCTTACTTTACGCTGCTCAAGATGAACAATTAAAGACGTACTTGATTGACACGCAATATGCCCCCGTCTTGTGGATCGATCAATTGCAACAAGGAATGAATCAAGGCGAATCCTATGTCAAGATGGAAAGTCGTCTTCGTCTTAATCCGGAAGATCCGGCATACCGCTTACTCAAATCACAACTCGAGAATGGGTGGTCGAAAGAACGAATCATCCAGTGGCAAACGGAACGTAAACAATTGAAACGACAAGAGGTCAACCAGATGATGGACTACGTTCACCGGAACGAATGTCGCCGTTCAATGTTATTGCATCATTTTGATGAGCAGGCAATCATACAACCGCGTTGTTGTGATGTATGTGGAACGATTGAGTGGGAAAGTCCAGTGCAGAGAAGAACGCATCAACCGGTAGATTGGAAATTGCGTCTAGAACAAGTCTTTTTTTCATCACCAGATTCGGTGTAA
- a CDS encoding helix-turn-helix domain-containing protein, whose amino-acid sequence MEISLLERIFLESIQRLRNERSDRSLYHVFQGKKSATSLQDAHFYDLESVFGTVLVSKQRFETILAELAQKNWIERQETLRLTHEGARLVEQTDRAIIDQLGGELRGYAEVMWKRLSLLVQTMVCLEAKQPFIPVQQETIVREWVKSVLPTISNRAEWLRHMQQELIFLLERLSERDATLISYRLSGVQAGWSYPQLAQMMKTDVESVQYEFTIAWRNCIDDLEKTPLLKQIGADLHTSKMTQSAQTTWELLQQGLSVEAVAIRRRLKNSTMEDHLVEIAMYAPSFPLDYFVMPSQQEEVRQIAQRLRTYALKRIKSEMQSEISYFQIRLVLARSKWEGI is encoded by the coding sequence ATGGAAATTTCTTTACTCGAGCGTATTTTTCTGGAATCGATTCAGCGCCTTCGAAATGAACGATCAGACCGGAGTCTTTATCATGTTTTTCAAGGAAAGAAATCAGCGACTTCTCTGCAAGATGCTCATTTTTATGATTTAGAGTCGGTATTCGGTACTGTATTAGTCAGTAAACAGCGATTCGAAACAATCTTGGCTGAACTTGCGCAGAAGAATTGGATTGAGCGGCAAGAGACACTGCGACTGACGCACGAAGGTGCGCGACTAGTAGAGCAAACGGATCGTGCGATCATTGATCAACTAGGTGGTGAACTTCGCGGTTATGCTGAGGTGATGTGGAAACGTCTCAGCCTTTTGGTTCAAACGATGGTTTGTTTGGAAGCAAAACAACCGTTCATACCTGTGCAACAGGAAACCATCGTTCGCGAATGGGTAAAAAGTGTTCTTCCGACCATCTCGAATCGAGCGGAATGGTTACGTCATATGCAGCAAGAGTTGATTTTTCTCCTTGAGCGCTTATCAGAGCGAGATGCGACATTGATTAGTTACCGCTTGTCTGGCGTGCAAGCAGGATGGTCTTATCCGCAATTAGCTCAAATGATGAAAACGGACGTGGAGAGTGTCCAATATGAATTTACGATCGCTTGGCGAAACTGCATCGATGACTTAGAAAAGACACCACTTCTAAAGCAAATAGGCGCTGATCTACACACGTCAAAAATGACGCAGTCTGCGCAAACGACATGGGAGTTATTACAACAGGGATTATCTGTTGAAGCGGTTGCGATCCGAAGACGATTAAAAAATAGTACGATGGAAGACCATCTCGTTGAGATTGCGATGTATGCTCCTTCGTTTCCACTGGATTATTTTGTCATGCCATCTCAGCAAGAAGAGGTACGACAGATTGCACAGCGACTTAGAACCTACGCGCTGAAACGGATCAAGAGTGAGATGCAATCCGAGATATCTTATTTTCAAATTCGATTGGTGTTAGCACGTAGTAAATGGGAGGGGATTTAA
- a CDS encoding ferredoxin yields MAKFTIVDKDTCIACGACGAAAPDIYDYDDEGLAYVILDDNNGTAEIPEALFDDMIDAFEGCPTDSIKVADESFDGDALKFE; encoded by the coding sequence ATGGCTAAATTTACGATTGTCGACAAAGATACTTGCATCGCTTGTGGTGCTTGTGGAGCAGCGGCACCAGATATCTATGATTATGATGATGAGGGTTTGGCGTATGTCATTCTTGATGATAACAATGGTACTGCCGAAATTCCAGAAGCATTATTCGACGATATGATTGATGCATTCGAAGGTTGCCCAACGGATTCAATCAAAGTAGCAGATGAATCGTTCGATGGCGATGCGTTAAAATTCGAATAA
- a CDS encoding ABC transporter permease: MGFLEVLYIIVPIALAYSAPLIIAALGGIFSERSGVVNIALEGLMVMGAFTGVVTALTLSKMGLGAASPWLAMLIAIVVGAVFSLFLAIPAILFRADQTVLGVAINLLAVGLAIFLVRALYNKGQTDSIPNRISKENVPFLSDIPVLKMFFANVYYTSYIAIVLAFVAWYIIFKTPFGLRLRSVGEHPMAADTMGINVTKMRFIGVMISGGFGGLAGAVYATSISLNFSVTTILGQGFLAIAAMIFGKWNPLGAMGAALFFGFAQAISIIGQQLPLLDQIPQVYLLIAPYLLTILALAGVVGRADAPKAVGVPYIKGKR, encoded by the coding sequence ATGGGCTTTCTTGAAGTACTTTATATCATCGTGCCAATCGCACTCGCCTATTCGGCTCCGTTAATCATTGCAGCACTTGGCGGCATTTTCAGTGAGCGTTCTGGCGTCGTCAACATCGCGTTAGAAGGATTAATGGTCATGGGTGCCTTCACAGGTGTCGTCACGGCATTGACTCTATCAAAAATGGGCTTGGGTGCTGCGAGTCCTTGGCTTGCTATGCTCATCGCGATCGTCGTCGGAGCAGTTTTCTCACTGTTCCTTGCAATTCCAGCAATTCTTTTCCGGGCTGATCAAACGGTCCTTGGAGTAGCAATCAACTTGCTTGCAGTCGGTCTTGCGATCTTCCTCGTCCGGGCGCTTTACAATAAAGGACAAACGGATTCGATTCCAAACCGGATTTCAAAAGAGAACGTGCCATTCTTGTCCGATATTCCTGTCTTGAAGATGTTCTTCGCGAACGTCTACTACACATCGTATATCGCGATCGTTCTCGCGTTCGTCGCATGGTACATCATCTTCAAGACACCATTCGGTCTTCGTTTACGTTCTGTCGGAGAACACCCGATGGCAGCGGACACGATGGGAATCAACGTCACGAAGATGCGTTTCATCGGCGTCATGATCTCTGGTGGTTTCGGCGGTCTTGCTGGTGCTGTCTACGCGACGTCGATTTCATTGAACTTCAGTGTGACGACGATTCTCGGTCAAGGCTTCCTCGCGATTGCGGCGATGATCTTCGGAAAATGGAATCCACTCGGTGCCATGGGGGCAGCCCTCTTCTTCGGGTTCGCTCAAGCGATTTCGATCATCGGTCAGCAATTGCCGTTACTCGATCAAATTCCACAAGTGTATCTGTTGATTGCGCCGTATTTATTGACGATCTTAGCACTTGCTGGTGTCGTTGGTCGGGCGGATGCACCAAAAGCTGTCGGTGTACCATATATCAAAGGAAAACGCTAA
- a CDS encoding ABC transporter permease: protein MKLERFYGILIPILSIILGMVVGAIVMLIGGYDPIAGFDQLFYGIFGEPYSIGETLRAAAPLIFAGLAVAFAFRTGLFNIGVEGQVLVGWMVAVWIGIEFDLPTAIHLPLALIGAGLAGALWASIPGILKAKFHVHEVITSIMMNYIALYVTNDILRHVIGITNERTESVKESASLASPFLQEMTDFSRLHNGIFIAVIAALVFWFILWKTTLGYELRAVGFNKNAAEYAGMGVNRNIILSFVISGVFAGLAGAMEGLGTFQNMTLNASFTGVGFDGIAVALLGANNPIGVVLAALLFAGLNIGGLSMQQIGIPPELIKIIIAFIIIFVASGYAIRLVIEKFTVKKESKKAKGAGQ from the coding sequence ATGAAGTTAGAGCGTTTTTACGGCATCCTCATTCCGATTCTTTCCATCATCCTTGGAATGGTCGTTGGGGCGATCGTCATGCTCATCGGTGGGTACGATCCAATTGCCGGTTTTGATCAGTTATTCTATGGTATTTTTGGCGAACCATATAGCATCGGTGAAACATTACGAGCAGCAGCACCTTTGATCTTTGCCGGTCTCGCGGTCGCGTTTGCTTTCCGGACTGGACTCTTTAACATCGGGGTCGAAGGTCAGGTTCTCGTCGGGTGGATGGTCGCAGTTTGGATCGGGATCGAGTTTGATCTACCGACAGCGATTCATTTACCGCTTGCTCTAATTGGAGCAGGTTTGGCAGGTGCACTTTGGGCATCGATTCCTGGTATCTTAAAAGCGAAGTTCCATGTGCATGAAGTCATCACGTCAATCATGATGAACTATATCGCATTGTATGTGACGAATGATATTTTACGTCACGTCATCGGAATTACGAACGAGCGGACGGAGTCAGTCAAGGAATCAGCATCCCTTGCGTCACCGTTCTTACAAGAGATGACGGATTTTTCACGTTTGCATAACGGGATTTTCATCGCTGTCATCGCTGCTCTCGTCTTCTGGTTCATTTTGTGGAAAACAACGCTTGGTTATGAACTCCGAGCAGTTGGATTTAACAAAAATGCTGCAGAGTATGCAGGTATGGGCGTTAACCGAAACATCATCCTATCGTTCGTTATCTCAGGTGTGTTTGCAGGTCTCGCTGGAGCGATGGAAGGTCTTGGAACGTTCCAAAACATGACATTGAATGCGTCCTTCACTGGGGTAGGGTTCGACGGAATCGCGGTTGCCTTGTTAGGGGCGAATAACCCGATCGGTGTCGTTCTTGCGGCGTTACTGTTTGCGGGACTTAACATCGGTGGTCTGTCGATGCAACAGATCGGTATTCCGCCTGAACTGATCAAAATCATCATCGCATTCATCATCATCTTCGTGGCTTCAGGTTACGCGATTCGTCTCGTCATCGAGAAGTTCACGGTTAAGAAAGAATCTAAAAAAGCGAAAGGAGCCGGTCAATAA
- a CDS encoding ABC transporter ATP-binding protein, whose product MEYVIEMLNIRKEFGSFVANDNITLQLRKGEIHALLGENGAGKSTLMNVLFGLYQPEAGEIRVRGEKVNITSPNVANDLGIGMVHQHFMLVQNFTVTENIILGAEPRAGIKIDRATAREKVRQISEQYGLAVDPDAKIEDISVGMQQRVEILKTLYRGADILIFDEPSAVLTPQEIKELIQIMNRLIAEGKSIILITHKLKEIMEVADRCTTIRRGKYIGTVDIDETMTQSRLAEMMVGREVNFNAEYSKATPQELVLDIKDLVVKDSRGIKAVDGLNLDIRAGEIVGIAGIDGNGQTELIEAITGLRKADSGEIFLNNKSIKNLKPRKVTESGVGHIPQDRHKHGLVLDYSIGHNMVLQTYYKQPYSKAGIMNYKQVMEKAKTLIEKFDVRTPSPETFARALSGGNQQKAIIAREVDRSPDLLIAAQPTRGLDVGAIEFIHEQLVLEREKGRAVLLISFELEEILQVSDRIAVLYEGKTVAFLDPKETNEIELGFLMAGGKKEEVGHS is encoded by the coding sequence TTGGAATACGTCATTGAGATGCTAAACATCAGAAAAGAGTTTGGCAGTTTCGTCGCAAATGATAACATCACGCTCCAGCTTCGGAAAGGTGAGATTCACGCTTTACTTGGTGAAAACGGTGCCGGAAAATCGACGCTGATGAACGTCTTATTTGGTTTGTATCAGCCTGAGGCTGGAGAAATTCGTGTACGTGGTGAAAAAGTCAATATTACGAGTCCGAACGTCGCGAACGATCTTGGAATCGGTATGGTGCACCAACACTTCATGCTCGTTCAAAATTTCACTGTTACTGAAAACATCATTTTAGGTGCAGAGCCACGTGCCGGAATTAAGATCGACCGTGCAACTGCACGTGAGAAGGTACGCCAGATTTCTGAACAGTATGGTCTTGCTGTTGATCCTGATGCAAAAATCGAGGATATCTCAGTTGGAATGCAACAGCGTGTTGAAATTTTAAAGACGTTGTACCGTGGTGCAGACATCTTGATCTTCGATGAACCATCTGCTGTCTTGACACCACAAGAGATCAAGGAATTGATTCAAATCATGAATCGCTTGATTGCAGAAGGAAAATCAATCATCCTCATCACGCACAAACTGAAGGAAATCATGGAAGTAGCTGATCGCTGTACGACGATTCGCCGTGGTAAGTATATCGGAACGGTCGATATCGATGAGACGATGACACAGTCGCGTCTTGCTGAAATGATGGTAGGTCGTGAAGTCAACTTTAATGCGGAGTATTCCAAGGCAACTCCACAAGAACTGGTTCTCGACATCAAGGATCTAGTCGTCAAGGACAGTCGCGGTATCAAAGCCGTCGATGGCTTAAATCTCGACATTCGTGCTGGAGAGATCGTCGGAATTGCCGGAATCGACGGAAACGGGCAAACAGAATTGATCGAAGCCATTACTGGTCTTCGTAAAGCGGATAGTGGTGAAATCTTCCTCAACAATAAGTCGATCAAAAACTTGAAGCCACGTAAAGTGACGGAATCAGGTGTCGGTCATATTCCGCAAGACCGTCATAAACATGGACTTGTTCTCGATTATTCAATCGGACATAACATGGTCTTACAAACGTACTACAAACAACCGTATTCAAAAGCAGGCATCATGAACTATAAACAAGTCATGGAAAAAGCGAAAACGCTCATCGAGAAGTTCGACGTCCGAACTCCAAGTCCAGAGACGTTTGCTCGTGCCTTGTCAGGTGGTAACCAACAGAAAGCGATCATTGCGCGTGAAGTCGATCGTTCACCAGACCTATTGATTGCAGCACAGCCGACACGTGGTCTTGATGTCGGAGCAATCGAGTTCATTCATGAACAATTGGTTCTCGAACGCGAAAAAGGTCGCGCTGTCTTGTTGATTTCATTCGAACTCGAAGAAATTCTTCAAGTATCAGACCGGATTGCCGTTCTTTACGAAGGAAAAACAGTTGCCTTCTTGGATCCAAAAGAAACGAATGAGATCGAGCTTGGCTTCTTGATGGCCGGCGGTAAGAAAGAGGAGGTAGGTCATTCATGA